In a genomic window of Sporosarcina trichiuri:
- a CDS encoding helix-turn-helix transcriptional regulator → MNQEQIIEQISRRTLLIRTEAGYSQETMAAVLGMSKKTLVQIEKERTLASWTTVVAMIALFSDSEIIQLLLGDAPLEVVRTVAHNGLDRPKGKTLGGKVWWRGIEQEGQYRIQQNLISQHYRILDADDYVWFSTFDEEEALERFRELLKNQGA, encoded by the coding sequence ATGAATCAAGAACAGATCATCGAGCAGATTTCCCGCAGGACACTGCTCATCAGGACCGAAGCAGGCTATTCACAGGAGACAATGGCCGCCGTCCTGGGGATGTCGAAAAAAACGCTCGTCCAAATCGAGAAGGAACGGACGCTTGCAAGCTGGACAACAGTCGTGGCGATGATCGCTCTGTTTTCGGACAGCGAGATCATCCAGTTACTTTTGGGGGACGCGCCGCTGGAAGTCGTCCGTACGGTTGCCCATAACGGGCTGGACCGCCCGAAAGGCAAGACGCTCGGCGGAAAAGTATGGTGGCGGGGGATCGAGCAGGAGGGGCAATACCGGATCCAGCAAAATCTGATCAGCCAGCATTACCGCATTCTGGACGCAGACGATTATGTCTGGTTCAGTACGTTTGACGAGGAGGAGGCGCTTGAACGCTTCCGGGAACTGCTGAAAAATCAAGGAGCCTGA
- a CDS encoding YugN family protein — MIALKSKIEGTMSIFGDAQKLFNAEGMELGGGWEYDHGTFDTILYKRKEITIYLRVPFKVLQGELDSNNAVIQFGTPFLIKHVMNIGLDQEESATMTVSGLEQFQAPKDKDAPIDRKEEFATEAGKKLDRIVDDVTFATVG; from the coding sequence TTGATCGCTTTGAAAAGCAAAATCGAAGGAACAATGAGCATATTTGGAGATGCCCAGAAATTATTTAACGCAGAAGGTATGGAACTCGGCGGCGGCTGGGAATACGATCACGGCACATTTGATACCATTCTGTACAAGCGGAAGGAAATCACGATCTACTTGCGTGTGCCGTTCAAAGTGCTGCAAGGTGAACTGGATTCCAATAATGCTGTCATTCAATTCGGGACACCATTCCTCATCAAGCACGTCATGAATATCGGGCTAGACCAAGAAGAGAGTGCAACGATGACTGTCTCAGGTTTGGAGCAGTTCCAAGCGCCCAAAGACAAAGACGCGCCAATCGACCGCAAAGAGGAATTCGCCACGGAAGCCGGCAAAAAACTGGATCGGATCGTAGACGATGTCACGTTCGCCACGGTCGGCTAA
- a CDS encoding catalase: MQSNRVSNTPSPQEAVTIIENIAGRFPGFRRAHAKGIGLRAQFTPNGNAEPFTQADFLSGGTVDVTVRFSHSAPMPDQKERFVPIKGMSVQFPQPSARPVSLVMVNAPVFPTKTPEAFMRLIQVLGMKEIPFRERLELLREDTELHTVPALLKKLKTPSSFALTQFWALHAYILSTAGGTGQPVRFTWVPARTEWSLPFSTGDMELELLERMADGPVRFRLLMTLASPEDPTDDPSAVWPDERPVIDVGVLTLGEKRQDNAEDLVFDPTAEAPGFGCSDDPVLKYRSPVYQESLRRRQSERNIRKPEQPF; the protein is encoded by the coding sequence ATGCAATCCAACCGTGTTTCAAACACACCTTCCCCGCAGGAAGCTGTCACGATCATCGAGAACATCGCAGGCCGGTTCCCCGGTTTCCGACGGGCGCATGCAAAAGGGATCGGTTTACGTGCACAGTTCACCCCGAATGGAAATGCTGAACCGTTCACCCAGGCAGACTTTTTGAGTGGCGGGACGGTCGATGTCACTGTGCGGTTTTCACACAGTGCGCCCATGCCTGATCAGAAGGAGCGGTTCGTCCCCATCAAAGGGATGTCCGTGCAGTTCCCTCAGCCATCCGCCAGGCCGGTCTCACTTGTCATGGTGAATGCCCCGGTTTTCCCGACGAAGACACCGGAAGCTTTCATGCGGCTGATCCAGGTGCTCGGAATGAAGGAAATCCCGTTCAGGGAACGTCTCGAGCTGCTGCGGGAGGACACCGAACTGCATACCGTACCGGCCCTGCTGAAGAAACTGAAGACCCCATCCAGCTTTGCGCTGACACAGTTCTGGGCGCTGCATGCCTATATCCTGTCCACGGCAGGAGGAACCGGGCAGCCTGTCCGCTTCACGTGGGTCCCCGCGAGGACAGAGTGGTCGCTGCCCTTCTCCACCGGTGACATGGAACTCGAGCTGCTCGAACGCATGGCGGACGGCCCTGTCCGGTTCCGGCTGCTGATGACACTCGCTTCACCCGAGGATCCCACGGACGATCCGTCTGCAGTTTGGCCCGATGAACGTCCGGTCATCGATGTCGGCGTGCTGACACTTGGCGAAAAGCGCCAGGACAACGCCGAGGATCTCGTATTCGATCCGACAGCGGAAGCGCCCGGTTTCGGCTGCTCGGATGATCCGGTACTGAAATACCGCTCACCCGTCTACCAGGAATCCCTGCGACGGCGGCAATCGGAGCGGAATATCCGAAAACCGGAACAGCCGTTCTGA
- a CDS encoding class F sortase, with the protein MKQQIVLSAVLAGVIAAGCSQQEASVPGKTSAEAPAADTGSSQSVPAPSAEGKLLKKEDSGIVPASIEIPELGIRTDIESVGTLPNGQMGVPQDVNHVGWFEPGTLPGSQGSAVMAGHIDSLTGPAIFYKLNKLKQGDEVIVTGENGEQMTFSVTRSETYPRDAAPIQDIFGFSYGSRLNLITCMGEFNRKAKTHEERLVVYTELKENGQAD; encoded by the coding sequence ATGAAACAGCAGATTGTGCTTTCCGCTGTATTGGCAGGTGTGATCGCCGCAGGATGCAGTCAGCAGGAAGCTTCCGTCCCGGGCAAAACTTCCGCTGAAGCTCCAGCAGCGGATACCGGCAGCTCCCAGTCCGTCCCTGCGCCGAGTGCGGAAGGGAAACTGCTGAAGAAAGAAGACAGCGGGATCGTTCCTGCTTCGATTGAGATTCCTGAACTCGGCATCCGCACGGACATCGAATCGGTCGGCACCCTTCCGAATGGCCAGATGGGCGTCCCCCAGGATGTGAACCACGTCGGCTGGTTCGAACCCGGCACCCTGCCCGGCAGTCAGGGAAGCGCCGTCATGGCCGGCCATATCGACTCGCTGACCGGTCCTGCAATATTCTACAAGCTCAATAAGCTGAAACAGGGCGACGAGGTCATCGTGACTGGTGAAAACGGAGAACAGATGACCTTTTCAGTTACACGGTCGGAAACATATCCGAGGGATGCCGCACCCATCCAAGACATTTTCGGCTTCTCCTATGGCAGCCGGCTGAACCTGATCACCTGCATGGGGGAGTTCAACCGGAAAGCGAAAACCCATGAAGAACGGCTCGTCGTCTACACGGAACTCAAAGAGAACGGGCAGGCGGATTAA
- a CDS encoding copper amine oxidase, whose protein sequence is MNYKKLAAIPLSVSLLLPMGAVASAADHGHGEAPMSVSNKATDLRAALDSILSEHAYLAIVAMQKGIDGAKDFDAAAGQLNENTDELSAAIASVYGEEAGMQFKEIWSSHIGYFVDYVKATAANDEDGRKEAVKNLDGYRVKNAEFLSKATENRLKASDLEKGLKMHVDQLIWAFDNYNAGDFEKTYDEITESMMHMFEPGKGIAWAITDQFPDKFDNQSVDTPAADLREQLNNQFSTHAALAILAMQKGIDGAKDFDASAAELNGNTEDLTKSIESVYGKEGAQQFHEIWSSHIGYFVDYVKATAADDEEGRQKAVANLDDYRMKQAAMLESATEGRLKAADLEEGLKVHVDQLLAAFNKYHDGDYEGAYDDIHEAYSHMFGVGTMMTGAIVDQFPDKFAGNMPADMPKTGLGGMSQSADHQTPMWLVISLLLTITAGAVVIRKANTARNE, encoded by the coding sequence ATGAACTACAAAAAACTAGCAGCAATTCCATTGAGTGTTTCCCTCCTGCTTCCTATGGGAGCTGTCGCAAGTGCAGCGGACCACGGCCATGGTGAGGCGCCGATGAGCGTCTCCAACAAAGCGACTGACCTGAGAGCGGCACTGGACTCGATTTTGTCGGAACACGCCTACCTTGCAATTGTGGCGATGCAGAAAGGCATTGACGGGGCGAAAGATTTTGACGCAGCCGCCGGGCAGCTGAACGAAAACACGGACGAACTGTCGGCCGCGATCGCTTCGGTCTACGGAGAGGAAGCCGGAATGCAGTTCAAGGAAATCTGGAGCAGTCATATCGGCTATTTTGTCGACTATGTGAAAGCGACGGCCGCAAACGACGAAGATGGCCGTAAGGAAGCCGTCAAGAACCTCGACGGCTACCGCGTGAAGAATGCCGAGTTCCTGTCCAAAGCGACAGAGAACCGCCTGAAAGCGTCCGACCTCGAGAAAGGACTGAAGATGCACGTCGATCAGCTGATCTGGGCATTCGATAATTACAATGCAGGTGACTTCGAGAAAACCTATGACGAAATCACGGAATCCATGATGCATATGTTCGAACCCGGCAAAGGGATTGCCTGGGCGATCACCGATCAGTTCCCGGACAAGTTCGACAATCAGTCCGTCGATACGCCCGCAGCTGATCTGCGCGAACAGCTGAATAACCAGTTCTCCACACATGCGGCTTTGGCAATTCTCGCCATGCAGAAAGGCATTGACGGAGCGAAAGATTTCGATGCGTCAGCTGCAGAGCTGAACGGCAACACCGAAGACCTGACAAAATCGATCGAGTCGGTCTACGGCAAAGAGGGCGCCCAGCAGTTCCATGAAATCTGGAGCAGTCACATCGGCTACTTCGTCGATTATGTCAAGGCGACTGCCGCGGATGATGAGGAAGGGCGCCAAAAAGCGGTCGCGAACCTCGACGACTACCGTATGAAGCAGGCCGCCATGCTGGAATCGGCGACAGAAGGGCGTCTGAAAGCAGCGGACCTCGAAGAAGGGCTCAAAGTGCACGTCGACCAGCTGCTGGCTGCATTCAACAAGTATCATGACGGTGACTATGAAGGCGCTTACGACGATATCCATGAAGCATACTCCCATATGTTCGGTGTAGGAACGATGATGACAGGCGCGATCGTCGATCAGTTCCCCGATAAATTCGCCGGCAATATGCCTGCCGATATGCCGAAAACGGGGCTCGGCGGCATGAGCCAGTCCGCCGACCATCAGACACCGATGTGGCTCGTCATCAGCCTGCTGCTGACAATAACGGCCGGTGCAGTCGTAATCCGCAAGGCAAACACAGCACGGAACGAGTAA
- a CDS encoding anti-sigma factor, whose product MNENCSRLIDYFNRALTPEETAEFEQHLSECPACRAELEELRSLTEALPYLSEEIGVPAGLKSNVFAAIDAEPDAKSADEPSLKAGTVTAFPEKRRGPAIPILAAALVASLMTNAYLATANRSASPPIEERNWEIAGKAMLAPQEEGDQSNAVALVLSDGSIRELVVDAENLPQLSEGELFQVWILDDGAPKPAGAFQSSGDGSGTITHPLGSEVLSFDTVAITIEKEEGLPAPEGPIILAGSL is encoded by the coding sequence ATGAATGAAAACTGCAGCCGGCTGATCGATTACTTCAACCGCGCACTGACACCTGAAGAGACCGCTGAGTTCGAACAGCATTTGTCTGAGTGCCCTGCCTGCCGCGCGGAACTCGAAGAACTGCGCAGTCTGACAGAGGCACTGCCCTACCTTTCCGAGGAGATCGGCGTCCCTGCCGGACTGAAATCGAACGTGTTCGCTGCGATCGATGCAGAACCTGATGCAAAATCCGCTGATGAACCCAGCCTTAAAGCGGGGACTGTAACGGCGTTCCCTGAAAAGCGTCGCGGACCGGCCATTCCTATTCTGGCTGCTGCACTGGTCGCGTCACTGATGACAAATGCGTATTTGGCGACAGCCAACCGCTCCGCCAGTCCTCCTATCGAAGAACGGAACTGGGAAATTGCCGGGAAAGCGATGCTTGCGCCGCAAGAAGAGGGTGATCAGTCGAATGCCGTCGCCCTGGTCCTGTCCGATGGCAGTATCCGAGAACTTGTTGTCGATGCGGAAAATCTTCCGCAGCTATCAGAAGGAGAGCTGTTCCAAGTATGGATTCTTGACGACGGGGCACCGAAACCGGCTGGGGCGTTCCAGTCCTCCGGGGATGGCAGCGGCACGATCACACATCCGCTCGGCAGTGAGGTGCTGTCGTTCGATACAGTCGCTATCACAATCGAAAAAGAAGAAGGACTCCCTGCACCGGAAGGTCCCATCATTCTCGCAGGCAGCCTGTAA
- a CDS encoding RNA polymerase sigma factor produces MKPTDDGTLYGLAVSKDRRAFELLYDRYEKLVFSFAYRIASDREIAEEVVQDVFVKIWNGSAVYEPDKGAFSSWLLTVTRNKAIDELRRLQRHDHEPMIEKDALLEQPGSVEKTAEWHEQQTEIRTAVRELKPDQRKIIELFYFKGMSQQKIADHCELPLGTVKGRIRLALKKMRGFITKEGGTPYE; encoded by the coding sequence ATGAAACCTACAGACGACGGAACATTATATGGACTCGCCGTTTCGAAAGACCGCCGGGCTTTCGAACTGCTGTACGACCGATATGAAAAGCTCGTCTTTTCGTTCGCATACCGGATCGCTTCGGACCGTGAAATCGCAGAGGAAGTGGTGCAGGATGTCTTTGTGAAGATCTGGAACGGCTCCGCCGTGTATGAGCCGGACAAAGGAGCATTTTCGTCCTGGCTGCTGACGGTGACGCGCAACAAAGCGATCGATGAGCTGCGGCGCCTGCAGCGCCATGATCATGAACCGATGATTGAAAAGGATGCCCTGCTCGAGCAGCCCGGCAGTGTCGAAAAGACGGCCGAGTGGCACGAACAGCAGACGGAGATCCGCACAGCTGTCCGGGAACTGAAACCGGATCAGCGGAAAATCATTGAATTATTCTATTTCAAGGGAATGAGTCAGCAGAAGATCGCCGACCATTGTGAGCTGCCGCTCGGCACGGTGAAAGGCCGGATCCGGCTGGCATTGAAAAAAATGAGAGGGTTCATTACCAAGGAAGGAGGGACGCCGTATGAATGA
- a CDS encoding CDP-glycerol glycerophosphotransferase family protein yields MELKRKRPFQGLTTFIKTAGAYLAAGLLPRRVKKPIILVGGNLGEKYEDNAAAFHEYLMANFRERYSIHWMYDPDTDYVEKKGIEDGVPLGSFRNYLLFFRAAYTVHGHSLMYDIAPGIDKYIFWNKKTTMVHISHGIECFKKILIMPEDVPLLERCDVFNCASRYERGIKRDEWGMPEQKLPVTGMARFDRLPYNSPAEKVRDILFMMTWRETLMDLSEEDFMASDYFRATEGLLKNAEFQRLLADHDARLKVVLHPFMKRFEDHFKRLGIDSTRMEFRTFDDISIREEIHRSDMLITDYSSIFWDFVYMNRPVIFFTFDQEAFLKMRGSYLDLDKDLLGYKARIIEEAAGALATVLDGGNPGNPRFEELSEYVDFTDGKNCERLAFHMFAKDGHAAPAVR; encoded by the coding sequence ATGGAACTGAAGCGCAAGAGACCCTTTCAAGGGCTGACGACATTCATCAAAACCGCCGGCGCTTATCTGGCTGCCGGGCTATTGCCGCGTCGTGTGAAAAAACCGATCATCCTGGTCGGCGGCAATCTGGGCGAGAAATACGAAGACAATGCGGCTGCCTTCCATGAGTATCTCATGGCCAACTTCCGGGAGCGGTACAGCATCCACTGGATGTACGACCCGGACACCGATTATGTGGAAAAGAAGGGGATCGAAGATGGGGTTCCGCTCGGCAGTTTCCGCAATTACCTGCTGTTTTTCCGGGCGGCCTACACGGTTCATGGCCATTCACTCATGTATGACATCGCGCCGGGAATTGATAAGTACATATTCTGGAACAAGAAAACGACGATGGTGCATATCAGCCATGGCATCGAATGCTTCAAGAAGATCCTCATCATGCCGGAGGATGTGCCTTTGCTGGAACGATGCGACGTCTTCAATTGCGCTTCGCGGTATGAACGCGGCATTAAACGGGATGAGTGGGGGATGCCGGAACAGAAGCTGCCGGTGACCGGTATGGCACGGTTCGACCGGCTGCCGTACAACTCGCCGGCTGAGAAGGTGCGTGACATCCTTTTCATGATGACATGGCGGGAAACACTGATGGATCTGTCTGAAGAGGACTTCATGGCGAGCGACTATTTCCGGGCGACGGAGGGGCTGCTGAAGAACGCGGAATTCCAGCGGCTGCTGGCGGATCACGACGCCAGACTGAAGGTCGTCCTCCATCCGTTCATGAAACGGTTCGAAGACCACTTCAAACGGCTCGGCATCGACAGCACGCGGATGGAATTCCGGACGTTCGACGACATTTCCATCCGTGAGGAGATCCACCGGTCTGATATGCTCATCACCGATTACTCGAGCATCTTCTGGGATTTCGTCTATATGAACCGCCCTGTCATCTTCTTCACATTCGACCAGGAAGCGTTCCTCAAGATGCGGGGGTCCTATCTCGACCTGGACAAGGATCTCCTCGGATATAAGGCGCGCATTATCGAAGAAGCGGCCGGTGCACTTGCAACCGTACTGGACGGCGGAAACCCGGGGAACCCGAGATTTGAGGAACTGTCCGAGTACGTCGATTTCACGGACGGAAAAAATTGCGAGCGTCTTGCCTTCCATATGTTTGCCAAGGACGGACACGCCGCGCCTGCGGTACGGTGA
- the proS gene encoding proline--tRNA ligase — MTNEQQNDFSKWYIDTIQKADLMDYTPVRGCIAFKPDGFEIWEHIQDEMDRRFKETGHRNAYFPMLIPESFFQKEKDHIEGFSPELPWVTEAAGEQLEEKLALRPTSETMIGHLYSDWIKSYRDLPVLINQWANVFRWEKKTLPFIRTSEFLWQEGHTAHADEEEARHETMQMLNIYKEVVEELLAIPVYDGQKTPSERFAGAVDTYSIEAMMKDGKAVQAGTSHYLGTKFAEAFDIKYLTKENRHEFVHTTSWGTSTRLIGSVIMVHGDEQGLVLPPRVAPTQVVLIPVGPWKKNPAIMEKLDGLFAELKAKGIRVRLDDSDQSPGYKFNEWELKGVPLRVELGPRDLENDHAMVKMRDEDGKTARPLEGLAETIEQELTAMQTRLLEKARKFRDGNSHTDIDTLDELKQHIETSAEKGEIPGWILAGWCGDDACEEHVKEETKFTTRNIPFNPPMEKQSCINCGKEAKHTVWFARAY, encoded by the coding sequence ATGACAAATGAGCAGCAGAACGATTTTTCAAAGTGGTACATTGACACAATCCAGAAAGCGGACCTGATGGATTATACACCCGTCCGCGGATGCATCGCCTTCAAACCGGATGGCTTCGAAATCTGGGAGCACATCCAGGATGAGATGGACCGCCGATTCAAGGAAACCGGCCACCGCAACGCCTACTTCCCGATGCTGATCCCTGAATCATTCTTCCAAAAAGAGAAAGACCACATCGAAGGCTTCTCGCCGGAACTCCCGTGGGTGACGGAAGCGGCAGGCGAGCAGCTGGAGGAGAAGCTGGCCCTCCGTCCGACATCCGAGACGATGATCGGTCATCTGTACAGCGACTGGATCAAGAGCTACCGTGATCTGCCTGTGCTCATCAACCAATGGGCAAACGTCTTCCGCTGGGAAAAGAAGACACTTCCGTTCATCCGGACGTCCGAGTTCCTCTGGCAGGAAGGGCACACCGCCCATGCCGATGAGGAAGAGGCACGCCACGAAACGATGCAAATGCTCAACATCTACAAGGAAGTCGTGGAGGAGCTGCTTGCGATTCCGGTCTATGACGGTCAGAAGACCCCGTCCGAACGGTTTGCGGGAGCCGTCGACACCTATTCCATCGAAGCGATGATGAAGGACGGAAAGGCTGTGCAGGCAGGGACATCCCACTACCTCGGCACAAAGTTCGCAGAAGCATTCGACATCAAATATCTGACAAAAGAGAACCGCCACGAATTCGTCCATACGACATCGTGGGGAACATCGACCCGTCTGATCGGCTCTGTCATCATGGTCCATGGCGACGAGCAGGGTCTTGTCCTCCCGCCGCGTGTGGCGCCGACACAAGTCGTTCTGATACCGGTCGGTCCATGGAAAAAGAACCCGGCCATCATGGAAAAACTTGACGGTCTGTTCGCGGAACTGAAAGCCAAAGGCATCCGTGTACGTCTTGATGATTCCGATCAGTCTCCTGGCTACAAGTTCAACGAATGGGAGCTGAAAGGTGTGCCGCTCCGCGTCGAACTCGGACCGCGCGATCTGGAAAACGATCATGCGATGGTGAAGATGCGCGACGAAGACGGGAAAACCGCGCGCCCTCTTGAAGGTCTAGCCGAAACGATCGAACAGGAACTCACGGCGATGCAGACCCGCCTGCTTGAAAAAGCCCGCAAGTTCCGGGACGGGAACTCCCACACGGATATCGACACGCTGGATGAGCTGAAACAGCATATCGAAACGTCCGCTGAAAAAGGCGAAATCCCGGGCTGGATCTTGGCCGGCTGGTGCGGCGACGATGCGTGCGAGGAACATGTGAAGGAAGAGACAAAATTTACGACACGCAACATCCCGTTCAACCCGCCAATGGAAAAACAGTCATGCATCAATTGCGGAAAAGAAGCGAAGCACACCGTCTGGTTTGCCCGCGCATACTGA